From the bacterium genome, one window contains:
- the lpxA gene encoding acyl-ACP--UDP-N-acetylglucosamine O-acyltransferase, protein MPIHPTAIVDGRAEIDPSADIGPFVIVDGPVVVGPGTRVLAHAVLSGVTRIGRDNVIHYGAVVGHLPQDLSYRGGPTGVRVGDRNTIREHAEIHRATTLDHPTELGDDNYLFTRAHVAHDCRLGNGVLVASGAMLAGHVVVGDRANISGNCVVHQHVRIGRLALLRGGSRTSRDVPPFAIMDWTHTVRAVNRIGLRRAGFSADRIRAVQRAFAILFRTRRNLRAALAELEAAPQGADVAELIAFIRASSRGVCRGPRQGRDEAAE, encoded by the coding sequence ATGCCGATCCACCCGACCGCGATCGTCGATGGTCGCGCCGAGATCGATCCGAGCGCCGACATCGGCCCCTTCGTGATCGTCGACGGGCCGGTCGTCGTCGGCCCCGGCACGCGGGTGCTGGCGCACGCCGTGCTGAGCGGCGTCACCCGCATCGGGCGCGACAACGTCATCCACTACGGCGCCGTGGTCGGCCACCTGCCGCAGGACCTGAGCTATCGCGGCGGGCCCACCGGGGTGCGCGTCGGCGACCGCAACACGATTCGCGAACATGCCGAGATCCACCGCGCGACGACGCTGGACCACCCCACCGAGCTGGGCGACGACAACTACCTCTTCACCCGCGCCCACGTCGCCCACGACTGCCGTCTCGGCAACGGCGTGCTGGTGGCGAGCGGCGCCATGCTCGCCGGTCACGTCGTCGTCGGCGATCGCGCCAACATCTCCGGCAACTGCGTCGTCCACCAGCACGTGCGCATCGGCCGGCTGGCGCTGCTGCGCGGCGGCTCGCGCACCAGCCGCGACGTGCCGCCGTTCGCGATCATGGACTGGACGCACACGGTACGGGCGGTGAACCGCATCGGCCTGCGCCGCGCCGGGTTCTCCGCCGACCGCATCCGCGCCGTCCAGCGCGCCTTCGCGATCCTCTTCCGCACCCGCCGCAACCTGCGCGCGGCGCTGGCCGAGCTCGAGGCCGCGCCGCAGGGCGCCGACGTCGCCGAGCTGATCGCCTTCATCCGCGCCTCCAGCCGCGGCGTCTGCCGCGGACCCCGCCAGGGGCGGGACGAAGCCGCGGAATAG
- a CDS encoding DNA gyrase inhibitor YacG — protein MADASPPARPCPACRRPTRWAGNPHRPFCSERCRMADLGAWAAERYRVPGEAISEDDDTGTTTR, from the coding sequence GTGGCCGACGCGTCCCCTCCCGCACGACCGTGTCCCGCCTGCCGTCGGCCGACGCGCTGGGCCGGCAACCCGCACCGGCCGTTCTGCAGCGAGCGGTGCCGGATGGCGGATCTCGGCGCCTGGGCGGCCGAGCGCTACCGCGTACCGGGCGAGGCGATCAGCGAAGACGACGACACCGGCACCACCACGCGCTGA
- the clcA gene encoding H(+)/Cl(-) exchange transporter ClcA, translating to MSETSQPHTSEPSATVVERRIGDLSRSHEMRRRQLPRALVVGVTAGLIAVAFRWALHWAEWWRGTVVADAHAMGWRGIFIPLALAVGGAVLSVALVSRWAPEAAGSGIPHLKAVLDHLRQLVGPRVLAVKFAGGLLAIGSGLALGREGPTVQMGGAVGQIVGGWLRCTPRERRTLVAAGAGAGLSAAFNAPLAGLVFVLEEVQRDFGANVFAATLAASVTADIIARLLLGQTPVFHVAIDAIPELDLLPLAGIIGLVAAGFGVLFNRGLLASLDLADRLRARFAVAPAALAGLLTGLALWFAPDVVGTGAPVLERMLTGEMGLLALAALFASRFLLTLAGYGSGAPGGIFAPMLILGAALGLAIAAGTDTLLALSSNDLRAVAVVGMAAYFAAVVRAPLTGIVLMVEMTGQYALVLPLALASAVAYGVAEYVREPPIYQALLARELRAARQHERLAQPLLLELAVAGGAPFDGRRVRDLALPAGCLVVSIERAGATLVPTADTVVEAGDRVSVIVAPDAGAAVSLLRHGAGI from the coding sequence GTGTCCGAGACCAGCCAACCCCACACCTCCGAACCGAGCGCGACCGTCGTCGAGCGGCGGATCGGCGACCTGTCGCGCAGCCACGAGATGCGCCGCCGCCAGTTGCCGCGCGCGCTCGTGGTCGGGGTGACCGCGGGTCTGATCGCGGTCGCCTTTCGCTGGGCGCTCCACTGGGCCGAATGGTGGCGTGGCACGGTCGTGGCCGACGCCCATGCGATGGGGTGGCGCGGCATCTTTATCCCGCTGGCGCTGGCCGTCGGCGGCGCCGTGCTGTCGGTGGCGCTGGTGAGCCGCTGGGCCCCGGAAGCGGCCGGCAGCGGCATCCCGCACCTCAAGGCGGTGCTCGACCACCTGCGCCAGCTCGTCGGGCCGCGGGTGCTGGCGGTCAAGTTCGCCGGTGGCCTGCTCGCCATCGGCAGCGGCCTGGCGCTCGGCCGCGAGGGGCCGACGGTGCAGATGGGCGGCGCCGTCGGCCAGATCGTCGGCGGCTGGCTGCGCTGCACGCCGCGCGAACGCCGCACCCTGGTGGCGGCCGGCGCCGGCGCCGGGCTGTCGGCGGCGTTCAACGCGCCGCTCGCCGGGTTGGTGTTCGTGCTCGAGGAAGTGCAGCGCGACTTCGGCGCCAACGTCTTCGCGGCCACCCTCGCCGCCTCCGTGACCGCCGACATCATCGCCCGCCTGCTGCTCGGGCAGACGCCGGTGTTCCACGTCGCGATCGACGCCATCCCGGAGCTCGACCTGCTGCCGCTGGCGGGCATCATCGGCCTGGTGGCCGCCGGATTCGGCGTCCTCTTCAACCGCGGCCTGCTCGCCAGCCTCGATCTCGCCGACCGCCTGCGGGCGCGCTTCGCCGTGGCGCCGGCGGCGCTCGCCGGCCTGCTCACCGGGCTCGCGCTGTGGTTCGCGCCCGACGTGGTCGGCACCGGCGCGCCGGTGCTGGAGCGCATGCTGACGGGCGAGATGGGGCTCCTGGCGCTGGCGGCGCTCTTCGCCAGCCGCTTCCTCCTCACGCTCGCTGGATACGGCAGCGGAGCGCCGGGTGGCATCTTCGCCCCGATGCTGATCCTCGGCGCCGCGCTCGGCCTGGCGATCGCCGCCGGTACGGACACGCTGCTCGCGCTGTCGAGCAACGACCTCCGCGCCGTCGCCGTGGTCGGCATGGCGGCCTACTTCGCGGCCGTCGTGCGCGCCCCGCTGACCGGCATCGTGCTGATGGTGGAGATGACCGGTCAATATGCGCTGGTGCTGCCGCTCGCGCTCGCCTCCGCCGTCGCCTACGGCGTCGCCGAATACGTGCGCGAGCCGCCGATCTACCAGGCATTGCTCGCGCGCGAGCTGCGCGCCGCGCGCCAGCACGAGCGATTGGCGCAGCCGCTGCTGCTGGAGCTGGCGGTGGCGGGCGGAGCGCCGTTCGACGGGCGGCGGGTGCGCGACCTGGCGCTGCCCGCCGGCTGCCTGGTGGTGTCGATCGAACGCGCCGGCGCGACGCTGGTGCCGACCGCCGACACCGTCGTCGAGGCCGGCGACCGCGTCAGCGTGATCGTCGCCCCCGACGCCGGCGCCGCGGTCTCGCTGCTTCGCCACGGCGCCGGCATCTAG
- a CDS encoding archaeosortase/exosortase family protein, which yields MHAAGQRPPTFSGFVLRLLAYLFLASLAFSIGELHLHMRPIQTAMAAAVTVMANLFGASASVSGTIISTPHNALEINHECTGVFVLLVYAMFVLAYPASWAQRLRGMAIGFVTLTAINLVRLAALTVIASELPDWFAYFHEYFFQGLFIALLAVLASLWTEQVRRAAVRQLPG from the coding sequence GTGCACGCCGCGGGTCAGCGTCCGCCGACCTTCTCCGGCTTCGTCCTGCGCCTGCTCGCCTACCTCTTCCTCGCCAGCCTGGCGTTCTCGATCGGCGAGCTGCACCTGCACATGCGGCCGATCCAGACGGCGATGGCCGCCGCGGTGACGGTGATGGCGAACCTGTTCGGCGCCAGCGCCAGCGTCTCCGGCACGATCATCTCGACGCCGCACAACGCCCTCGAGATCAACCACGAGTGCACCGGCGTCTTCGTGCTGCTGGTCTACGCCATGTTCGTCCTCGCCTATCCCGCGAGCTGGGCGCAGCGCCTGCGCGGCATGGCGATCGGCTTCGTCACCCTGACGGCCATCAATCTGGTGCGGCTGGCGGCGCTGACGGTGATCGCGAGCGAGCTCCCGGACTGGTTCGCGTACTTCCACGAATACTTCTTCCAGGGGCTGTTCATCGCGCTGCTGGCGGTGCTGGCGTCGCTGTGGACCGAACAGGTGCGCCGTGCGGCCGTCCGCCAGCTTCCTGGCTAA
- a CDS encoding alpha/beta hydrolase — MSDFTHQQIDTNGISMHVAEAGAGTPVLFCHGFPELWYSWRHQMRALAAAGYRAIAPDQRGYGGTSAPEPVEAYTIHHLVGDLTGMLDALAIERVVVVGHDWGGSVAWGMAQLAPHRVAGVVGINTPFFPRPPMAPTALMGAMAQGSFHYILYFQQPGIAEAELDADPARTLAGFFQSPDRARLEALLAAGPRALGPNTGGLLDRLPAAPHGDFLTADDFAVYVDTFRRTGFRGGLNWYRNFDRNWELTAYLQGAKVMAPALMITAELDPVLRPELAAGMRDWVPHLRKIHLVRDCGHWTQQERPDEVNRELIAFLDGLRD, encoded by the coding sequence ATGTCCGACTTCACGCACCAGCAGATCGACACCAACGGCATCTCGATGCACGTCGCCGAGGCGGGCGCCGGCACCCCGGTGCTCTTCTGCCATGGCTTCCCCGAGCTCTGGTATTCGTGGCGCCACCAGATGCGGGCCCTGGCCGCTGCGGGGTACCGCGCCATCGCCCCCGATCAGCGCGGCTACGGTGGCACCAGCGCGCCCGAGCCGGTCGAGGCGTACACGATCCACCATCTCGTCGGCGACCTGACGGGGATGCTCGACGCGCTGGCGATCGAGCGGGTGGTGGTGGTCGGACACGACTGGGGCGGATCCGTCGCCTGGGGGATGGCGCAACTGGCGCCGCATCGCGTCGCCGGGGTCGTCGGCATCAACACGCCCTTCTTCCCACGGCCGCCGATGGCGCCGACGGCGCTCATGGGCGCGATGGCGCAGGGCTCCTTCCACTACATCCTCTACTTCCAACAGCCCGGCATCGCCGAAGCGGAGCTCGACGCCGATCCGGCGCGCACCCTCGCCGGCTTCTTCCAGTCGCCGGACCGCGCGCGCCTCGAGGCGCTGTTGGCGGCGGGGCCGCGGGCGTTGGGTCCGAACACCGGCGGATTGCTCGACCGGCTGCCGGCGGCGCCGCACGGCGACTTCCTCACCGCCGACGACTTCGCGGTCTACGTCGACACCTTCCGCAGAACGGGCTTCCGCGGCGGCCTCAACTGGTATCGCAACTTCGACCGCAACTGGGAGCTGACCGCCTATCTGCAGGGCGCCAAGGTGATGGCGCCGGCGCTGATGATCACCGCCGAGCTCGATCCGGTGCTGCGCCCCGAGCTCGCGGCGGGCATGCGCGACTGGGTACCGCACCTGCGCAAGATCCATCTCGTCCGCGACTGCGGCCACTGGACCCAGCAGGAGCGGCCGGACGAGGTCAACCGCGAGTTGATCGCGTTCCTGGACGGGCTTCGCGACTAG
- a CDS encoding LLM class flavin-dependent oxidoreductase, translated as MTKPALSFAAVPGRRRATIDLAQEIERRGFAGLYCPSFGDGLALCEALALVTRHIELGTSIANIYTRHAYDFAQTAAFIHEISGGRFRFGVGVSHAPTNAWLGVQTGKPLADMRRFVADLRAGAARTGDLPPIVLAALRRPMVGLAGELADGAVWANAARSHMPASLQALPATARRASFFIGNMIPTCVTDDRAAGAAVMRRVLRGYVQLPNYQRYWIEAGYGDEMHAIQRAIAERRTDDIPSLMSERWLDDVTLFGSVARIREGVEAWRAAGVTTPILVPSSTRGGQMDALQEMLAAFD; from the coding sequence ATGACGAAACCCGCTCTCAGTTTCGCCGCCGTGCCCGGCCGCCGGCGGGCGACCATCGACCTGGCGCAGGAGATCGAGCGCCGCGGCTTCGCCGGCCTCTACTGCCCCAGCTTCGGCGACGGGCTGGCGCTCTGCGAGGCGCTGGCGCTGGTCACGCGCCACATCGAGCTCGGCACCAGCATCGCCAACATCTACACCCGCCACGCCTACGACTTCGCCCAGACCGCGGCCTTCATCCACGAGATCAGCGGCGGCCGCTTCCGCTTCGGAGTCGGTGTCAGCCACGCCCCGACCAACGCCTGGCTCGGCGTGCAGACCGGCAAGCCGCTCGCCGACATGCGCCGCTTCGTGGCCGATCTGCGGGCCGGCGCCGCCCGCACCGGCGACCTGCCGCCGATCGTCCTCGCCGCGCTCCGCCGTCCCATGGTGGGGCTGGCCGGCGAGCTGGCCGACGGCGCGGTGTGGGCGAACGCGGCGCGCTCGCACATGCCCGCCTCGCTGCAGGCGCTGCCGGCGACCGCGCGGCGGGCGTCCTTCTTCATCGGCAACATGATCCCGACCTGCGTCACCGACGACCGCGCCGCCGGCGCCGCCGTGATGCGGCGCGTGCTGCGCGGCTACGTGCAGCTCCCGAACTACCAGCGGTACTGGATCGAAGCCGGCTACGGGGACGAGATGCACGCCATCCAGCGAGCCATCGCCGAGCGGCGGACGGACGACATCCCGTCGCTGATGAGCGAACGCTGGCTCGACGACGTCACCCTCTTCGGTTCCGTGGCGCGCATCCGCGAGGGCGTCGAGGCCTGGCGCGCCGCCGGCGTCACCACTCCGATCCTCGTTCCCTCCTCCACCCGCGGCGGCCAGATGGACGCGCTGCAGGAGATGCTCGCGGCGTTCGACTGA
- a CDS encoding PA0069 family radical SAM protein produces MTTADLDGRGTRLNPANRYERLHLEASDADGEAAPPAADAPTELYRDASRTILAENDSPDVGFRFSVNPYRGCEHGCVYCYARPSHEYLGFSAGLDFERRLLVKMDAPALLRAALAAPRWQPQVVALSGNTDCYQPVERQLRLTRACLEVFAEHHNPVSVITKSALVARDVDVLAAMAADGLAHVSVTVTTLDAELARRLEPRAATPERRLQAIRTLAAAGVPVNAMVAPVIPGLTDHEIPAILDRVAEAGARSAAWVLLRLATPLDQLFTDWLERHYPDRVVRVLGRLRSCRGGALNDPRFGRRMRGEGQYAAQIRDLFTLAARRRGLDRALPPLRADGFRLPPRAGDQLRLF; encoded by the coding sequence ATGACCACCGCGGATCTCGATGGGCGCGGCACGCGACTCAATCCGGCGAACCGCTACGAGCGCCTCCACCTGGAGGCGAGCGACGCGGACGGCGAAGCGGCGCCGCCAGCCGCCGACGCGCCCACGGAGCTGTACCGCGACGCGAGCCGCACCATCCTCGCCGAGAACGACAGCCCCGACGTCGGCTTTCGCTTCAGCGTCAATCCGTATCGCGGCTGCGAGCACGGCTGCGTGTACTGCTACGCCCGGCCCTCGCACGAGTATCTGGGGTTCAGCGCCGGGCTCGATTTCGAGCGCCGGCTGCTGGTGAAGATGGATGCGCCGGCGCTGTTGCGCGCCGCGCTCGCGGCGCCGCGCTGGCAGCCGCAGGTGGTGGCGCTGTCCGGCAACACCGACTGCTACCAGCCGGTGGAGCGGCAGTTGCGGCTGACCCGCGCCTGCCTCGAGGTCTTCGCCGAGCACCACAATCCGGTCAGCGTGATCACCAAGTCGGCGCTGGTGGCGCGCGACGTCGACGTGCTGGCGGCGATGGCGGCCGATGGTCTCGCCCACGTCAGCGTCACCGTGACCACGCTCGACGCCGAGCTGGCGCGGCGTCTGGAACCGCGCGCGGCGACGCCGGAGCGGCGCCTGCAGGCGATCCGCACCCTCGCCGCCGCCGGCGTGCCGGTGAACGCCATGGTGGCGCCGGTGATTCCCGGGCTGACCGACCACGAGATCCCGGCCATTCTCGATCGGGTCGCGGAGGCCGGGGCGCGCAGCGCGGCCTGGGTGCTGCTGCGCCTGGCGACGCCGCTCGACCAGCTCTTCACCGACTGGCTCGAGCGGCACTATCCGGACCGGGTGGTGCGCGTGCTCGGTCGGCTGCGCTCCTGCCGCGGCGGCGCGCTCAACGATCCGCGCTTCGGTCGCCGGATGCGTGGCGAGGGGCAGTACGCGGCGCAGATCCGCGACCTCTTCACGCTGGCGGCGCGCCGGCGCGGCCTCGACCGCGCCCTGCCGCCGCTACGCGCCGACGGCTTCCGCCTTCCCCCGCGCGCCGGCGACCAGCTCCGGCTGTTCTGA
- a CDS encoding MBL fold metallo-hydrolase, which produces MGGEAKLREVLPGIHLLHLPLPMKPTIVNVYLVDGGDEWALVDTGMSSPDSIATFHEALAQLGLTPQRIRKIICTHHHPDHFGTSKAYRDLTGATLYLHPAEYERAQGFLPSDRPVEAVRFFLAHGLPLQRFANVPRPSDIWGSLYITTAPDAPLADGDVLTIGRRRVEVVWTPGHAPGHCVLFFPAERAMIVGDHLLPKITPHVGFAPGSTGNPLGDFIASQEKVQRFDVGLVLPAHGGPFSDHRHRATQIIQHHRVRLQDILDIVRRAPHHAYDVARRAFAFDSDSPLTYQFPATFETLAHLEYLRHAGAVATEERDDQVFWRAA; this is translated from the coding sequence GTGGGGGGCGAGGCGAAGCTCCGCGAGGTGCTGCCGGGGATCCACCTGCTGCACCTGCCGCTGCCGATGAAGCCGACGATCGTCAACGTCTACCTGGTCGACGGCGGCGACGAGTGGGCGCTGGTCGACACCGGCATGAGCAGCCCCGACAGCATCGCCACCTTCCACGAAGCGCTGGCGCAGCTCGGACTGACGCCGCAGCGCATCCGCAAGATCATCTGCACCCATCATCACCCCGACCACTTCGGCACCTCGAAGGCGTACAGGGATCTCACCGGCGCGACGCTCTACCTGCACCCGGCGGAGTACGAGCGCGCCCAGGGCTTCCTGCCCAGCGATCGACCGGTCGAGGCGGTGCGCTTCTTCCTCGCCCACGGGCTGCCGCTGCAGCGCTTCGCGAACGTGCCGCGGCCGAGCGACATCTGGGGCAGCCTCTACATCACGACCGCGCCCGACGCGCCCCTCGCCGACGGCGACGTCCTCACCATCGGCCGCCGCCGCGTCGAGGTGGTGTGGACGCCCGGCCACGCCCCCGGCCACTGCGTGCTCTTCTTCCCGGCGGAGCGGGCGATGATCGTCGGCGACCACCTGCTGCCGAAGATCACGCCGCACGTCGGCTTCGCGCCCGGCTCGACCGGCAACCCGCTCGGCGATTTCATCGCCTCGCAGGAGAAGGTCCAGCGCTTCGACGTCGGCCTCGTCCTGCCGGCGCACGGCGGGCCGTTCTCCGACCACCGCCACCGCGCCACTCAGATCATCCAGCACCATCGGGTGCGGTTGCAGGACATCCTCGACATCGTGCGCCGCGCGCCGCACCACGCCTACGACGTCGCCCGCCGCGCCTTCGCCTTCGACAGCGACAGCCCGCTCACCTATCAGTTCCCGGCGACCTTCGAGACCCTGGCGCACCTCGAGTACCTGCGGCACGCCGGCGCCGTCGCCACCGAGGAACGCGACGACCAGGTGTTCTGGCGAGCCGCGTGA
- a CDS encoding dodecin domain-containing protein, whose protein sequence is MVEKSITLTGSSANSIEDAVNLAVSRAAVTIEGIRRVEVLQVSGTVENGSVATWHVKLQVTFLIQDRLHE, encoded by the coding sequence ATGGTCGAGAAGTCCATCACCCTCACCGGCAGCTCGGCGAACAGCATCGAGGATGCGGTCAACCTGGCGGTGTCGCGCGCCGCGGTGACGATCGAGGGCATCCGCCGCGTCGAGGTGCTGCAGGTGAGCGGCACGGTCGAGAACGGCAGCGTCGCCACCTGGCACGTGAAGCTGCAGGTGACCTTCCTCATCCAGGACCGGCTGCACGAGTAG